The sequence below is a genomic window from Pseudomonas cremoricolorata.
GTTCGAGGCGCCCACCACTTGCTCGGACAGGTCATGCACCTGGCGGGTGGCCGAGGCGACTTCGCGGATCGAGGTGTGGATACGCTCGACGAAGCGGTTGAAGGCATTGGCCACCTCGCCGAACTCGTCCTGCTGCTGTACTTCCAGGCGCTTGGTCAGGTCGCCTTCGCCGTCGGCGATGTCACGCATGGCGCGGCCCATGACCGTCAGCGGGCGCATCAGCAGCGGAATCAGCAGGCTCAGCAGGGCGGCGATGGCGGCCACGGCCACGAGCATGGCAATGATCGCCGAAGTGCGGAACTTGCTCAGCGCAGCGTAGGCCTTGTCCTTGTCGATCGACAGACCGATATACCACTGCGCCGATGGCAGGCCGTTGACCGGGGCGAACGACATCAATCGCTCGCTGCCATCGAGGGTGACGTCCTGCAGGCGGCTGGTCAGTTCCAGGTTCTGGCCGGCGTAGATGTCCTTGAGCTGCTTCATCACCAGGGTCTTGTCCGGAGCGACGATCACCTGGCCTTCGCGGTCGACCAGGAAGGCGTGGCCGATGCCGCCGAAGTCCACCGAATTGATGATTTCCACCAGGGTATCGAGGGTCAGGTCACCACCGACCACGCCGAGCAGTTCGCCGTTGCTGCGGCTCTTCACCGGGGTGGCGATGGTCACCACCATCCCGCCGACTGCGCCCATGTAGGGCGGCGTCAGCACGGTCTGCCCGGCACTGGCGGCGGCGCTGTACCACGGCCGCTTGCGTGGATCGTAGTCAGACGGCATCGACACGTCGGGACGCTGGGTGAACACCCCGTTGTTCTGACCAAAGTAGGTGAACAGGAAGTTGCTGGTGTAGGAAGGCTGATCGACCAGGCCCGGCAGGGTGTCGCCAGCATTCTGCTGGGCGATGTCCTGGGCGAGGTTTTCCAGCACCAGAATGCGTCCGCTCATCCAGTTCTGCACGCTGCTGGCGGTCAGCTCGCCAGACTGCTGCATGGATGACTCCAGGTTCTGGGTGATGGTGCTGCGTTGCAGGTAGTCGTTGTAGAGCGTGAACAAGGCGAATGCGAGCACGACCACTGCGCAGGCGCTCAGGAGAATCTTGTGGCGAAACTTCAGGTTCATGTTTCCAGACCTAGCCATGGGAAGGGGAGGTTGCCATGCGCCGCGGCGCATGAACGAAACCTGTCAGAACAGGTATCGGCACCGGACGGGTTTCTTTAAAAGGTTGGCGCACTAATCTTTCCCAATGGACGACGAACGGTCTGCGCCCGAGCAGCGGTGGGCATGCCGTACAAAGCAGAGGTAATCTCCTATCTGTTCCCGTACACTTCGCAACTGTTCCGGTAATCTTTCCAGGCTCTTCGTCACAAGAACAACGACACCTGCGCTTCGAGAACCTGCCATGACCAACCTGCTGCTGTACCAGAAAATCGCCCAGCAACTGGCCGAAGACATTCGCCGTGGCGTCTACCAGCCAGGCGAGCGCGTGCCTTCAGTGCGCAAGATGAGCGCCCAGCTCAATGTCAGCCATGCCACGGTGTTGCAGGCCTACGCCAACCTCGAAGACCAAGGCCTGATTCGCGCGCGGCCGCAATCGGGCTACTACGTCCACCAGACCCCGGCGCTGACCGCACAGACCCCCGACATCGCCCGGGTCGAACGCCCCGGCCTGGTCACCCGTGCCAGCATTATCCAGCAGGTGTTGGCCGAAGCTCGGCGCGACGGCGTGTATGCCTTCGGCGCGGCGGTGCCGAATGTCGATTATCTTCCGGTGCGGGCACTGCACCAGCAGTTGGCGAAGGTCACCCGCTTCCACAGTCCGCGGGCCTTCAGCTATATGTTCAGCCCCGGGTTCGAACCCTTGCGGCGGCAGATCGCCATTCGCATGCGCGACGCTGGCGTGCTGGTCGACCCCCGCGAGGTGGTGGTTACCCATGGTTGCGTCGACGCCCTGCAGATGGCCTTGCGCGTGCTGACCCGTCCGGGCGACCTGATCGCCGCCGAGTCGCCGACCTACTACGGGTTGCTGCAACTGGCCGATCTGCTGGGGCTCAAGGTCATCGAAATCCCCAGTGACCCCTCCACCGGCATCAGCCTGGAAGCGCTGCAGCTGGCGGCCAATCAGTGGTCGATCAAGGCGCTGGTACTGACTGCGCGGCTGAGCAACCCACTGGGCGGCACCATCCCGGAAGAGCGGCAGAAGCAGCTGCTGCGCCTGGCCTCGGATTTCGACATCCAGATCGTCGAGGACGATATCTACGGCGAGCTGATGTTCGAGCAGGGTCGCAGCAAGGCGCTCAAGGCCTTCGACCGGCTCGACCGGGTGATCTACTGCTCGAGTTTCTCCAAGACCTTGTCGCCCGGGGTGCGGGTGGGCTGGATGATTCCCGGGCGCTATCAGGATGAAGTGCAGCGCCTGCAAACCTTCACCACCCACTCGGCCTGCAGCGTCACGCAGATGGCGGTGGCCTCTTACCTGGAAAACGGCGGCTACGACCGCCACCTGCGCTACATCCGCCAGGAATACCGCAAGAACCTCAGCGCCTACCAACTGGCGGTGCAGCAGCACTTCCCGGAAGGCACGCAAATGACCCGGCCAACGGGCGGTTTCATTCTGTGGGTGAGTTTGCCGGGACGGGTCAATACCCAGGAATTGCATGTGCGTGCGCTGGAACAGGGCATCAGCATCGCGCCGGGGCTGATCTTCAGCAATACCGAGCAGTTCAACCACTGTATTCGCATCAATTGCGGCATTCCGTGGAACAAGGAATCGGAGCGGGCGCTGATCACGCTGGGGCTGCTTGCATTGCAGCTGTGCAAGGAGACGACGGGCGCCGTCGCCTAGGCTTGCCAGCGGAGGCGCGAAGATGGAGCATAGGCACTTTGCTATCGTGCTGCGGGTGACCATGAAAACGCTACGTTGCATTGCCTTGCTGGTGGGTTTTTCGGCGTTCAGCTCGCTGGCTGGTCTCGTGCAGGCCGCGCAGCCCAGTGATCGGGGCAGTGCGGCTGTGCAGTCTGCGCCAGCCACGGGCATGTCCAAGGCCAAGCCGGCGGCGTCAGCCAAGACGCCGGCCCGCAAGAGCAATAGTTCGCGCAAGCCGGTCGCCAAGAAGCCCGTCAGCAAGGCGGTCACCCAGCCGGTGCCGGCGACCAAGATCGACCTGAGCCTGCCCAAGGACATGGTCAAGGACCTCAAGCCTGAGCTCGACTCCTCGCCCGTGGCGCACACCCCGCTGCTGCCTGCCATGTTCCCCGATACCCCGGGCGGCAGCGACAGCAACTTCCAGCTCAATGGTCGTCTGATCAGCAACGAAATGCAGCTGCAGTTGCGCAACGAGTCGCGTCGCGACCTGGAAGGCGCAGCCATCGAGTTCGAATTCAAGCAATGATCGACCGGCCGCAGGTCAGGGCGCCGAACTGACTTGGCAGTCATTTGCCCCAGGCGATTTCAAACGGCTGTTTGCCCAGCTACTATCCGGGGACGCACGTCCCGTTTCCACTCCAGGAGTTCAGGTTTCGATGAAATGCCGTGAGGGCTGTGGCGCCTGCTGCATCGCCCCTTCCATTAGTTCCGCCATCCCCGGCATGCCCGAGGGCAAGCCGGCAGGGGAGCGTTGCCTGCACCTTTCGGCGCAGAACCTCTGTCAGTTGTTCGGTCAGCCGCAAAGGCCGGCGGTATGCGGCGGCTTCAAGGCTGAGGTGGACGTATGCGGCAGCGATCGAGACGAGGCGATCAGGCTCATTGGCTGGCTGGAGCGGATGACCGCGGCGTAAGCGGGTAGATCTTCGACAACAAGGAACAACACGATGAGATCAGTGAAACGCATTGCACTGCTGCTGAGCGTCAGCGTACTGCTGGCACCCCTGGCCCAGGCCGAGAACTGGGAGGTGAAGAAGGACGAGGACGGCATCAAGGTGTCGCTCAGTGATGTCGCCGGCTCCAAGTACAAGGCCTATCGAGGCGAAACGCTGATCAAGGCGCCATTGGCCAAGGTCGTCGCCGAGCAGGAGAACGTGACCGCTGCCTGCACCTGGATTCACGAGTGCAAATTGCAGAAGCTGCTCAAGCACGAAGGCGATCAGGCCTGGACCTACACCCAGTTCAACACGCCATGGCCGGTGACCCCGCGTGATTCGGTGCTGCACATCACCACCTCGCGCGCCGCTGATGGCAGCGTCACGCGCGCCTTCGAGGAAGCGTCCGACTACCTGCCAGAAGAGAAGGGCTTCGTGCGTGTCGCCGAGGTCGAGGGGTTCTGGAAGTTCGCGCCGCAGGGCGATAACACCCAGGTGATCTACCAGGTGCACACCGAGCCGGGCGGCAGTGTACCGGCGCTGGTGGCCAACAAGTTCGTGGTCGATGCGCCGTTCAATACCCTCAAGCAACTGCGCGCCAAGGTCGAAGGCGGTAAATAAACGGCGAACTGCCCATAAAAAAACCGGCGCTCCAGGGCGCCGGTTTTTTGCGTCTCGAACAAGCGCTTACTTGCGGTCTTTGAGTGCGGTGATGTCGCGTTGTTGCTCACCGGTGTACAGCTGGCGCGGACGGCCGATCTTGTACGGGCTGGAGAGCATTTCCTTCCAGTGCGAAATCCAGCCGACGGTACGCGCCAGGGCGAAGATCACGGTGAACATGCTGGTCGGAATGCCGATGGCCTTGAGGATGATCCCCGAGTAGAAGTCGACGTTCGGGTACAGCGAGCGCTCGATGAAGTACGGATCGGTGAGGGCGATCTCTTCCAGGCGCATGGCCAGTTGCAGCTGCGGGTCGTTCTTGATGCCGAGCTCGGCGAGCACTTCGTCGCAGGTCTGCTTCATCACGGTGGCGCGCGGGTCGCGGTTCTTGTAGACGCGGTGACCGAAGCCCATCAGCTTGAACGGGTCGTTCTTGTCCTTGGCCTTGGCGATGTAGGTGTCGATGTTCGACACGTCGCCAATCTCATCGAGCATGGTCAGTACGGCTTCGTTGGCGCCGCCGTGGGCCGGACCCCACAGGGCAGCGATGCCCGCGGCGATACAGGCGAACGGATTGGCGCCGGAGGAGCCCGCCAGACGCACGGTGGAGGTTGAGGCGTTCTGCTCGTGGTCGGCGTGGAGGATGAAGATCCGGTCCATCGCCTTGGCCAGCACCGGGCTGATCGGTTTGATCTCGCACGGGGTGTTGAACATCATGTGCAGGAAGTTTTCGGCGTAGGTCAGGTCGTTGCGCGGGTACATCATGGGCTGGCCCATGGAGTACTTGTAGACCATCGCGGCCAGGGTCGGCATCTTCGCGACCAGGCGCACGGCCGAGATTTCCCGGTGCTGCGGATTATTGATGTCCAACGAGTCGTGGTAGAACGCCGACAGGGCGCCGACCACGCCGCACATCACCGCCATGGGGTGAGCATCACGACGGAAGCCGTTGAAGAAGGTCTTCAGCTGTTCGTGAACCATGGTGTGGTTCTTTACATTGCTGACGAACTTGGCCTTCTGCTCTTCGTTCGGCAGTTCGCCGTTGAGCAGCAGATAGCAGGTTTCCAGGTAGTCGGACTGTTCGGCCAGTTGCTCGATGGGATAGCCGCGGTGCAGCAGCACGCCCTTGTCGCCATCGATGTAGGTGATCTTCGATTCACACGAGGCAGTGGCCATGAAGCCAGGGTCGAAGGTGAAGTGACCGGATGCCCCCAACCCGCGGACGTCGATGACATCGGGACCAACGGTGCCGGTTAAAATCGGCAGCTCGACGGGGGCAGCGCCCTCGATGATCAACTGCGCTTTTTTGTCAGCCATGTGGCCTCCTATTAATGCTTGAAATCATCTGACAGACCCCCCACGCAGGGCCCGCACCACTATAGAGGGATAAATTCAGATGTCAATTTGCCTAAAGGCTGCTTGAAACACTGCCTGAGCGTTGATTTTTCAAGAAATTCCCGCCCATTTACGCCTTTTGCAGGAAGAAGGCAATGCGCTCTTTGGGCGAGACCCTCACGTTGTCATGAGCAGCCTAACTGTCTATACTCGGCAGCCGACTCCCAAGGGCTTTCCCAGGCCCGCTGTGATGGGTGTCGTGCTCTCTGAATGGTGGGTACCTGACCAGTACACTTACCAACAACTTTGCCCTGCTTGCTAGGGGCTCTTCAGTGTGAAAAAAGCCGTGAAAAGCCAACGACCTGTAAACCTAGACCTAAGGACCATCAAACTCCCCATTACCGGCATAACGTCATTTCTTCACCGCGTCTCCGGCATCATCCTCTTCCTGGGGCTGGGCATCATGCTTTATGCATTGTCCAACTCGCTGGGTTCCGAGGAAGGCTTCGGCGAAGTGAAGGCGTACATGACCAGCCCGCTGGCCAAGTTCGTGGCGTGGGGGCTGCTGTCTGCCCTGCTGTATCACCTGGTTGCCGGTGTGCGCCACTTGATCATGGACATGGGCGTCGGTGAAACGCTGGAAGGCGGAAGACTGGGCTCGAAAATTATCATCGCCGTTTCCGTGGTGTTGATCGTGCTGGCAGGAGTTTGGATATGGTAACCAACGTCACGAACCTTTCGCGTTCGGGCCTCTATGACTGGATGGCGCAGCGTGTTTCTGCGGTCGTTCTCGCGGCTTATTTCATCTTCCTGATCGGATACCTCGTCGCGCACCCGGGCATCGATTATGTCCAGTGGCACGCGCTGTTCTCCAACAACGCGATGCGTATCTTCAGTCTGCTCGCCCTCGTGGCCCTCGGCGCTCACGCCTGGGTCGGCATGTGGACCATTGCCACCGACTACCTGACGCCGATGGCGCTGGGCAAATCGGCTACGGCGGTACGTTTCCTGTTCCAGGCGGTCTGCGGCGTCGCGATGTTCGCGTACTTCGTCTGGGGTGTACAGATTCTCTGGGGTATCTGATTCATGGCTAGTGTTCCTACTATTTCGTTCGACGCCATCATCATCGGTGGTGGCGGCGCCGGCATGCGCGCTGCGCTGCAGCTGGCCCAGGGTGGTCACAAGACTGCCGTGATCACCAAGGTCTTCCCGACCCGTTCGCACACCGTTTCGGCCCAGGGTGGCATCACCTGCGCCATCGCTTCGGCCGACCCGAACGATGACTGGCGCTGGCACATGTACGACACCGTCAAGGGCTCCGACTATATCGGTGACCAGGACGCCATCGAATACATGTGTCAGGAAGGTCCTGCCGCGGTGTTCGAGCTCGACCACATGGGTCTGCCGTTCTCGCGTACCGAAACCGGCCGCATCTACCAGCGTCCGTTCGGTGGCCAGTCCAAGGACTTCGGCAAGGGCGGCCAGGCGGCCCGTACCTGCGCAGCGTCCGACCGTACCGGTCACGCGCTGCTGCACACCCTGTATCAGGGCAACCTGAAAGCCGGCACCACCTTCCTCAACGAGTACTACGCGGTCGATCTGGTGAAGAACCAGGACGGCGCGTTCGTCGGTGTCATCGCCATCTGCATCGAAACCGGTGAAACCCTGTACATCAAGGCCAAGGCCACTGTACTGGCCACCGGCGGTGCTGGCCGTATCTACGCCTCGACCACCAACGCCCTGATCAACACCGGCGACGGTGTCGGCATGGCGCTGCGTGCTGGCGTGCCGGTGCAGGACATCGAAATGTGGCAGTTCCACCCGACCGGCATTGCCGGCGCAGGTGTACTGGTCACCGAAGGCTGCCGTGGCGAAGGTGGTTACCTGATCAACGCCCACGGCGAGCGCTTCATGGAGCGTTACGCCCCGAACGCCAAAGACCTTGCCGGCCGCGACGTCGTCGCCCGTTCCATGGTCAAGGAAATCATCGCCGGTAACGGTGTCGGCCCGAACAAGGACCACGTCCTGCTCAAGCTCGACCACCTCGGCGAAGAAGTCCTGCACAGCCGCCTGCCAGGCATCTGCGAGCTGTCCAAGACCTTCGCCCACGTCGACCCTGTGGTCGCGCCGGTTCCGGTCGTACCGACCTGCCACTACATGATGGGCGGCGTTGCCACCAACATTCATGGCCAGGCCATCACCATGGACGCCGAAGGCGTCGACCACATCATCCCGGGTCTGTTCGCGGTCGGTGAAGTGGCGTGCGTATCGGTTCACGGCGCCAACCGCCTGGGCGGCAACTCGCTGCTCGACCTGGTGGTGTTCGGCCGTGCTGCCGGCCTGCACCTGGAGAAGGCGCTGAGCGAAGGCATCGAGTACCGCGACGCAAGCGACACCGACGTGGACGTTGCCCTGAATCGTCTGGCCAAGCTCAACGAGCGTACCACCGGCGAAGACGTGGCCACCCTCAAGCGCGAGCTGCAAAGCTGCATGCAGAACTACTTCGGTGTGTTCCGTACCGGCGAATACATGCAGAAGGGTATCGCCCAGCTGCAAGGTCTGCGTGAACGAATCGCCAACGTCAAGATCAATGACAAGTCCCAGGCCTTCAACACCGCGCGTATCGAAGCGCTGGAGCTGCAGAACCTGCTGGAAGTCGCTGAAGCGACGGCGATCGCCGCTGAAGCCCGTAAAGAGTCCCGCGGCGCCCACGCCCGTGAAGACTTCGAAGACCGTGACGACGAGAACTGGCTGTGCCACACCCTGTATTACCCGGGTGAGAAGCGCGTCGCCAAGCGTGGCGTCAACTTCGCGCCGAAGACCGTTCCGGCCTTCGAGCCTAAAGTCCGGACTTACTAAGGGGTGGCCGCAATGTTGAAAGTTGAAGTGTATCGCTACAACCCGGATACCGATTCGGCGCCTAAAACCCAGGTGTTCGAAGTCGATACCGGTGGCAAGGACCTGATGGTGCTCGACGTGCTGGCGCTGATCAAGGAGCAGGACGAAGGGTTCTCCTACCGTCGCTCCTGCCGTGAAGGCGTCTGCGGTTCCGACGGCATGAACATCAATGGCAAGAACGGCCTGGCCTGCATCACTCCGCTGTCGGCGGTGGTCAAGGGCAACAAGCTGGTGGTTCGTCCACTGCCTGGCCTGCCGGTGATCCGTGACCTGGTCGTCGACATGAGCATCTTCTACAAGCAGTACGAGAAGGTGAAGCCGTTCCTGCAGAACGACACCCCGGCACCGGCCATCGAGCGCCTGCAATCGCCGGAAGAGCGCGAGAAGCTCGACGGTCTGTACGAGTGCATCCTGTGCGCCTGCTGTTCGACCTCGTGCCCATCGTTCTGGTGGAATCCCGACAAGTTCCTCGGCCCTGCCGCGCTGCTGCAAGCCTACCGTTTCCTGGCTGACAGCCGCGACACCAAGACCCAGGAGCGTCTGGCTTCGCTGGACGATCCGTTCAGCGTATTCCGCTGCCGCGGGATCATGAACTGCGTGAACGTCTGCCCGAAAGGTCTGAACCCGACCAAGGCAATCGGTCACGTGCGCAACATGCTGCTGCAAAGCGGCACCTGATTCAGCAAGTGTTGTAACTGCAAGACGCCGAAGCGCGGGTGGTGAGCCCGCGCCGAGGTGAAACCCGAGCAAGGGCTCACAAAGCCCCGGCTCGTACCTATGAAGATATGAGACCAGCAGGGGCTTCCGGGCTGGTACCCGGAAAATCTGCAGGATCTTCGGTGACGTGGTTCGGCCGCGGTATTGGGCTTCCTACGTTTGCTGAGGCGCTTGCCGATCAGTCCCCTAACCGAGGGTGACCAAGCATGCAAGAAAGCGTGATGCAGCGCATGTGGGATAGCGCCCACCTTTCAGGTGGTAACGCTGCATATGTGGAAGAGCTCTACGAGCTTTACCTGCACGACCCTAACGCTGTGCCAGAAGAGTGGCGCACCTACTTCCAGAAGTTGCCCGCCGACGGCAGCACCGCTACCGATGTCTCGCACTCGACGATCCGCGACCATTTCGTACTGCTGGCAAAGAACCAGCGCCGCGCCCAACCGGTATCTGCCGGGAGCGTGAGCAGTGAACACGAGAAGAAGCAGGTTGAAGTGCTGCGACTGATCCAGGCCTATCGTATGCGCGGTCATCAAGCTGCCCAGCTTGACCCGTTGGGGTTGTGGCAGCGTCCCGCACCTGTAGACCTGTCGATCAATCACTACGGCCTGACCAGTGCCGATCTTGATACGACCTTCCGTGCCGGCGACCTGTTCATCGGCAAAGAGGAGGCGAGCCTACGGGAAATCTTCGATGCCTTGGAGAAGACATATTGTCGCACCATCGGCGCCGAGTTCACCCACATCGTCGATTCCGAGCAGCGCAGCTGGTTCCAGCAACGCCTGGAAAGCGTGCGTGGCCGTCCTGATTTCTCCGCCGACGCGCAGGCCCACCTGCTCGAGCGCGTAACCGCTGCCGAAGGCCTCGAGAAGTACCTGGGCACCAAGTACCCGGGCACCAAGCGCTTCGGTCTGGAAGGTGGCGAGAGCCTGATCCCGATGCTGGACGAAATGATCCAGCGCTCCGGCTCCTACGGTACCAAGGAAGTGGTCATCGGCATGGCCCACCGCGGTCGCCTCAACGTGCTGGTCAACACCTTCGGCAAGAACCCGCGCGAGCTGTTCGACGAGTTCGAAGGCAAGAAGATGAACGAGCTGGGCTCGGGTGACGTGAAATATCACCAGGGCTTTTCGTCGAACGTGATGACCCCGGGCGGCGAAGTCCACCTGGCCATGGCGTTCAACCCCTCCCACCTGGAAATCGTCTCGCCAGTGGTGGAGGGTTCCGTACGTGCCCGTCAGGACCGTCGCAACGACACCTCCGGTGACAAGGTCCTGCCGATTTCCATCCATGGTGACGCGGCCTTCGCCGGTCAGGGCGTGGTCCTGGAAACCTTCCAGATGTCGCAGACCCGCGGTTTCAAGACCGGCGGTACCGTGCACATCGTGATCAACAACCAGGTTGGTTTCACCATCAGCAACCCGCTGGACTCGCGCTCCACCGAGTACTGCACCGACGTTGCCAAGATGATTCAGGCGCCAATCCTGCACGTCAACGGCGATGACCCGGAAGCGGTGCTGTTCGTCACCCAGCTGGCCATCGACTATCGCATGCAGTTCAAGCGTGACGTGGTGGTCGACCTGGTCTGCTACCGTCGCCGCGGCCACAACGAGGCCGACGAGCCGAGCGGCACCCAGCCGCTGATGTACCAGAAGATCAGCAAGCAGCGTACCACCCGTGAGCTGTATGCCGACAAGCTGATCCAGGCCGGTCGCATCGACGCCGAACGCGCCCAGTCCAAGATCGACGACTACCGCAGCGCGCTGGACAACGGCCTGCACGTGGTCAAGAGCCTGGTCAAGGAGCCGAACCGCGAGCTGTTCGTCGACTGGCGTCCGTACCTGGGCCATGCCTGGACCGCGCGTCACGACACCGGCATCGAACTCAAGACCCTGCAGGAGCTGTCCGGCAAGCTGCTGGAAATTCCTGAAGGCTTCGTGGTTCAGCGTCAGGTCGCGAAAATCTACGAAGACCGCCAGAAGATGCAGGCCGGTGGCTTGCCGATCAACTGGGGCTACGCCGAAACCATGGCCTACGCCACGTTGATCTTCGAAGGTCACCCGGTGCGTATCACCGGTCAGGACGTGGGTCGCGGCACCTTCTCGCACCGTCATGCGGCGCTGCACAACCAGAAGGACGCCAGCACCTACCTGCCGTTGCAGAACCTGTACCCGGGCCAGCCGAAATTCGACCTGTACGACTCGTTCCTCTCGGAAGAGGCCGTGCTGGCGTTCGAATACGGTTACTCGACCACCACGCCGAACGCGCTGGTGATCTGGGAAGCCCAGTTCGGCGACTTCGCCAACGGTGCGCAAGTGGTGATCGACCAGTTCATCACCAGCGGCGAGCACAAGTGGGGTCGTCTGTGCGGCCTGACCATGCTG
It includes:
- a CDS encoding START domain-containing protein; protein product: MRSVKRIALLLSVSVLLAPLAQAENWEVKKDEDGIKVSLSDVAGSKYKAYRGETLIKAPLAKVVAEQENVTAACTWIHECKLQKLLKHEGDQAWTYTQFNTPWPVTPRDSVLHITTSRAADGSVTRAFEEASDYLPEEKGFVRVAEVEGFWKFAPQGDNTQVIYQVHTEPGGSVPALVANKFVVDAPFNTLKQLRAKVEGGK
- the sdhC gene encoding succinate dehydrogenase, cytochrome b556 subunit, producing the protein MKKAVKSQRPVNLDLRTIKLPITGITSFLHRVSGIILFLGLGIMLYALSNSLGSEEGFGEVKAYMTSPLAKFVAWGLLSALLYHLVAGVRHLIMDMGVGETLEGGRLGSKIIIAVSVVLIVLAGVWIW
- a CDS encoding succinate dehydrogenase iron-sulfur subunit; this translates as MLKVEVYRYNPDTDSAPKTQVFEVDTGGKDLMVLDVLALIKEQDEGFSYRRSCREGVCGSDGMNINGKNGLACITPLSAVVKGNKLVVRPLPGLPVIRDLVVDMSIFYKQYEKVKPFLQNDTPAPAIERLQSPEEREKLDGLYECILCACCSTSCPSFWWNPDKFLGPAALLQAYRFLADSRDTKTQERLASLDDPFSVFRCRGIMNCVNVCPKGLNPTKAIGHVRNMLLQSGT
- the gltA gene encoding citrate synthase, coding for MADKKAQLIIEGAAPVELPILTGTVGPDVIDVRGLGASGHFTFDPGFMATASCESKITYIDGDKGVLLHRGYPIEQLAEQSDYLETCYLLLNGELPNEEQKAKFVSNVKNHTMVHEQLKTFFNGFRRDAHPMAVMCGVVGALSAFYHDSLDINNPQHREISAVRLVAKMPTLAAMVYKYSMGQPMMYPRNDLTYAENFLHMMFNTPCEIKPISPVLAKAMDRIFILHADHEQNASTSTVRLAGSSGANPFACIAAGIAALWGPAHGGANEAVLTMLDEIGDVSNIDTYIAKAKDKNDPFKLMGFGHRVYKNRDPRATVMKQTCDEVLAELGIKNDPQLQLAMRLEEIALTDPYFIERSLYPNVDFYSGIILKAIGIPTSMFTVIFALARTVGWISHWKEMLSSPYKIGRPRQLYTGEQQRDITALKDRK
- a CDS encoding 2-oxoglutarate dehydrogenase E1 component, translated to MQESVMQRMWDSAHLSGGNAAYVEELYELYLHDPNAVPEEWRTYFQKLPADGSTATDVSHSTIRDHFVLLAKNQRRAQPVSAGSVSSEHEKKQVEVLRLIQAYRMRGHQAAQLDPLGLWQRPAPVDLSINHYGLTSADLDTTFRAGDLFIGKEEASLREIFDALEKTYCRTIGAEFTHIVDSEQRSWFQQRLESVRGRPDFSADAQAHLLERVTAAEGLEKYLGTKYPGTKRFGLEGGESLIPMLDEMIQRSGSYGTKEVVIGMAHRGRLNVLVNTFGKNPRELFDEFEGKKMNELGSGDVKYHQGFSSNVMTPGGEVHLAMAFNPSHLEIVSPVVEGSVRARQDRRNDTSGDKVLPISIHGDAAFAGQGVVLETFQMSQTRGFKTGGTVHIVINNQVGFTISNPLDSRSTEYCTDVAKMIQAPILHVNGDDPEAVLFVTQLAIDYRMQFKRDVVVDLVCYRRRGHNEADEPSGTQPLMYQKISKQRTTRELYADKLIQAGRIDAERAQSKIDDYRSALDNGLHVVKSLVKEPNRELFVDWRPYLGHAWTARHDTGIELKTLQELSGKLLEIPEGFVVQRQVAKIYEDRQKMQAGGLPINWGYAETMAYATLIFEGHPVRITGQDVGRGTFSHRHAALHNQKDASTYLPLQNLYPGQPKFDLYDSFLSEEAVLAFEYGYSTTTPNALVIWEAQFGDFANGAQVVIDQFITSGEHKWGRLCGLTMLLPHGYEGQGPEHSSARLERYLQLCAEHNIQVCVPTTPAQIYHLLRRQVIRPLRKPLIVLTPKSLLRHKLAVSTLEDLAEGSFQTVIPEIDTLEPSKVERIVLCSGKVYYDLLEKRRAEGREDIAIVRLEQLYPFPEDDLVEILAPYTNLKAAVWCQEEPMNQGAWYSSQHHMRRILGRHNPSLVLEYAGRDASAAPACGYASKHAEQQEKLLQDAFTV
- a CDS encoding YkgJ family cysteine cluster protein encodes the protein MKCREGCGACCIAPSISSAIPGMPEGKPAGERCLHLSAQNLCQLFGQPQRPAVCGGFKAEVDVCGSDRDEAIRLIGWLERMTAA
- the sdhA gene encoding succinate dehydrogenase flavoprotein subunit; translation: MASVPTISFDAIIIGGGGAGMRAALQLAQGGHKTAVITKVFPTRSHTVSAQGGITCAIASADPNDDWRWHMYDTVKGSDYIGDQDAIEYMCQEGPAAVFELDHMGLPFSRTETGRIYQRPFGGQSKDFGKGGQAARTCAASDRTGHALLHTLYQGNLKAGTTFLNEYYAVDLVKNQDGAFVGVIAICIETGETLYIKAKATVLATGGAGRIYASTTNALINTGDGVGMALRAGVPVQDIEMWQFHPTGIAGAGVLVTEGCRGEGGYLINAHGERFMERYAPNAKDLAGRDVVARSMVKEIIAGNGVGPNKDHVLLKLDHLGEEVLHSRLPGICELSKTFAHVDPVVAPVPVVPTCHYMMGGVATNIHGQAITMDAEGVDHIIPGLFAVGEVACVSVHGANRLGGNSLLDLVVFGRAAGLHLEKALSEGIEYRDASDTDVDVALNRLAKLNERTTGEDVATLKRELQSCMQNYFGVFRTGEYMQKGIAQLQGLRERIANVKINDKSQAFNTARIEALELQNLLEVAEATAIAAEARKESRGAHAREDFEDRDDENWLCHTLYYPGEKRVAKRGVNFAPKTVPAFEPKVRTY
- a CDS encoding PLP-dependent aminotransferase family protein, which encodes MTNLLLYQKIAQQLAEDIRRGVYQPGERVPSVRKMSAQLNVSHATVLQAYANLEDQGLIRARPQSGYYVHQTPALTAQTPDIARVERPGLVTRASIIQQVLAEARRDGVYAFGAAVPNVDYLPVRALHQQLAKVTRFHSPRAFSYMFSPGFEPLRRQIAIRMRDAGVLVDPREVVVTHGCVDALQMALRVLTRPGDLIAAESPTYYGLLQLADLLGLKVIEIPSDPSTGISLEALQLAANQWSIKALVLTARLSNPLGGTIPEERQKQLLRLASDFDIQIVEDDIYGELMFEQGRSKALKAFDRLDRVIYCSSFSKTLSPGVRVGWMIPGRYQDEVQRLQTFTTHSACSVTQMAVASYLENGGYDRHLRYIRQEYRKNLSAYQLAVQQHFPEGTQMTRPTGGFILWVSLPGRVNTQELHVRALEQGISIAPGLIFSNTEQFNHCIRINCGIPWNKESERALITLGLLALQLCKETTGAVA
- the sdhD gene encoding succinate dehydrogenase, hydrophobic membrane anchor protein yields the protein MVTNVTNLSRSGLYDWMAQRVSAVVLAAYFIFLIGYLVAHPGIDYVQWHALFSNNAMRIFSLLALVALGAHAWVGMWTIATDYLTPMALGKSATAVRFLFQAVCGVAMFAYFVWGVQILWGI